The following are encoded together in the Glycine soja cultivar W05 chromosome 5, ASM419377v2, whole genome shotgun sequence genome:
- the LOC114411152 gene encoding protein MAIN-LIKE 1-like — protein sequence MVRTRGLGRAFARVISRGMGRQDEHHADDVPWRCRPTASTRRQWIHVVVADDVPHMTEDVPQMTADECPKLKLVSHGRKVEKFWRPTFEIEGLVTATGLTPLIGCSVVTGDSGVISAFVERWHRETSTFHLLVGELTITLGDVASLLHLPITDSFHNFEPLPVDEAVVLLMELLEVSGEEARAETVRAHGAYVRLSWLRDIYQRRYEARRWIVATRAYLFHLSGGYAWVAVALVHMYDQLNEASQTTTRQIAGYLTILQIYEHFPSVHDCVTDDGYDKTSPRASRWLTTKAHMKGITGASYRTRLDALTIIDVC from the exons atggttagaaccAGAGGTTTAGGCCGTGCCTTTGCTAGGGTTATAAGCAGAGGCATGGGTAGACAGGATGAGCATCATGCAGATGATGTTCCCTGGCGGTGTAGGCCTACGGCATCCACCCGTAGGCAATGGATacatgttgttgttgctgatgaTGTTCCTCATATGACTGAGGATGTTCCTCAGATGACTGCGGAC GAATGTCCTAAGTTGAAGTTGGTCTCCCACGGAAGAAAGGTTGAGAAATTTTGGAGGCCAACGTTTGAGATTGAAGGGTTAGTCACTGCCACAGGATTAACTCCTTTGATAGGGTGTTCAGTAGTCACCGGTGATTCGGGAGTTATATCCGCTTTTGTTGAGAGGTGGCACAGGgagactagcaccttccaccttctAGTAGGAGAGCTGACCATCACACTGGGTGATGTGGCATCACTCCTCCATCTACCGATCACAGACTCCTTCCACAACTTTGAGCCTCTACCTGTGGACGAGGCAGTCGTGTTGTTGATGGAGTTGCTTGAGGTCTCCGGTGAGGAGGCTAGAGCTGAGACGGTACGGGCGCATGGGGCATATGTACGCCTGTCGTGGCTTCGGGATATCTATCAGAGGAGATACGAGGCCCGACGGTGGATTGTAGCAACTCGTGCTTATCTCTTCCACTTG AGTGGGGGCTATGCCTGGGTAGCTGTCGCGCTGGTGcatatgtatgaccagttaAATGAAGCTTCTCAGACCACTACACGACAGATTGCTGGGTACCTGACTATAttacag ATATATGAGCACTTTCCTAGTGTGCATGACTGTGTCACTGATGATGGCTACGACAAGACGTCCCCACGTGCCTCTCGGTGGCTTACTACGAAGGCTCATATGAAGGGAATAACAGGAGCGTCGTACCGGACACGTTTAGATGCTTTGACGATCATTGACGTGTGCTAG
- the LOC114411153 gene encoding uncharacterized protein LOC114411153, with protein MSRWGCVLGQHDESEKRERVIYYLSKKFIACEMNYSLLERTCCALAWVAHRLRQYMLSYTTCLVSKMDPVKYIFEKPTFTRRIARWQVLLSEFDIFYVTQKEIKGSTLVDYLVQQPISNYQPMHPKSPDEDIMALFEEEVEEEDRDKLIMWFDGASNALGHEIEAVLVSPNKQYIPLMARLCFNCTNNIAEHKASALGIRAAIDFRVKLLKIY; from the coding sequence ATGAGTCGATGGGGGTGTGTGTTGGGACAACATGATGAATCCGAAAAAAGGGAACGAGTCATCTACTACCTGAGCAAGAAGTTCATCGCATGCGAGATGAACTACTCATTGCTAGAGAGGACATGTTGTGCCTTGGCGTGGGTAGCTCACCGTTTAAGGCAGTATATGCTGAGTTACACTACTTGTTTGGTGTCCAAAATGGACCCTGTCAAGTACATCTTCGAAAAGCCCACTTTCACTAGGAGGATAGCTCGGTGGCAGGTTCTGTTGTCAGAATTCGATATTTTCTATGTCACTCAGAAGGAAATAAAGGGGAGCACCTTGGTAGATTATCTAGTTCAACAACCCATAAGCAATTATCAGCCTATGCATCCAAAATCTCCTGATGAGGATATTATGGCCTTGTTTGAAGAGGAGGTTGAAGAAGAGGACAGGGATAAGTTGATTATGTGGTTTGACGGTGCGTCTAATGCACTAGGCCACGAGATTGAGGCGGTATTGGTTTCCCCAAACAAGCAATATATACCTTTAATGGCTAGGTTGTGTTTCAACTGCACAAACAATATAGCGGAGCACAAGGCAAGTGCCCTTGGGATCCGAGCAGCGATCGACTTTAGGGTCAAGTTACTCAAGATATACTAG